A part of Methanomassiliicoccales archaeon genomic DNA contains:
- the glnA gene encoding type I glutamate--ammonia ligase translates to MEKFEDKIESVMKMAKDVKMVDFKFVDLPGTLQHVSIPVKKLDREKFGDGHGFDGSSIRGFAHINESDMLLMPDPDTAIIDPVCKVPTLSMMCDVADPVTKGRFERDPRYVAQKAEEYLKATGIADTSYFGPELEFFVFDSISFDQNQNSGYYYIDSEEGIWNSGRNGTVNLGHRPRNKEGYFPAPPVDTLQDFRSECVMRMENCGIECEVHHHEVATAGQCEIGMRFGPLTRQADKAMLYKYIIKNTAHEFGKTVTFMPKPLYGDNGTGMHVHQSLSKNGKNVFYDEKGYALLSETAMYYIGGLLEHSPALLALTSPSTNSYRRLVPGYEAPVNLVYSQRNRSAAIRIPVYSKNPKAKRIEYRPPDCTSNPYLAFAAMLMAGLDGIKRKIHPGEPHDMDLFELSREEAAKIKQVPGSLEKSLEALESDHDFLLQGGVFTKDLIETWVDYKRHKENDAIRLRPHPWEFYLYFDC, encoded by the coding sequence ATGGAGAAGTTCGAAGATAAGATAGAGAGCGTCATGAAGATGGCCAAAGATGTTAAAATGGTCGACTTCAAGTTCGTCGATCTTCCCGGAACGTTACAGCATGTATCCATTCCAGTGAAAAAGCTGGACCGGGAAAAATTCGGGGATGGTCATGGATTCGATGGCTCGAGCATCCGTGGTTTCGCCCATATCAACGAAAGTGACATGCTGCTCATGCCAGATCCGGACACTGCGATAATCGACCCTGTCTGCAAGGTCCCGACGCTCTCAATGATGTGCGATGTTGCCGATCCGGTCACCAAGGGCCGTTTTGAGAGGGACCCCAGATATGTGGCGCAAAAAGCGGAAGAATATCTAAAGGCCACGGGAATAGCAGATACATCATACTTCGGACCGGAATTGGAGTTCTTCGTGTTCGACTCGATAAGTTTCGATCAGAACCAGAACTCTGGCTATTATTACATCGATTCCGAGGAGGGGATCTGGAACTCAGGAAGAAATGGAACGGTGAACCTGGGCCATAGGCCACGCAACAAAGAAGGTTACTTTCCTGCCCCTCCTGTCGATACCTTGCAGGACTTCAGGTCGGAATGCGTCATGAGGATGGAGAACTGTGGGATAGAGTGCGAGGTCCATCACCACGAGGTCGCCACAGCTGGACAGTGCGAGATCGGGATGAGGTTCGGACCGCTCACCAGGCAGGCCGATAAAGCGATGCTTTACAAATACATCATTAAGAACACGGCGCATGAGTTCGGGAAGACGGTTACGTTCATGCCAAAGCCCCTCTATGGAGATAACGGCACAGGCATGCATGTGCACCAATCTTTGTCGAAAAATGGAAAGAATGTGTTCTACGATGAGAAGGGATACGCCCTCCTCAGCGAGACCGCCATGTACTACATCGGTGGCCTCCTTGAGCACTCCCCAGCATTGCTGGCGCTGACCTCCCCATCCACGAACTCATACAGAAGGCTTGTTCCTGGATATGAGGCGCCTGTCAATCTGGTCTACTCTCAGAGGAACCGCTCCGCGGCGATACGCATCCCGGTCTATAGCAAAAACCCGAAGGCGAAGAGGATTGAATATAGACCACCAGACTGCACCAGCAATCCATATCTGGCCTTCGCCGCTATGCTCATGGCAGGATTGGACGGCATTAAAAGAAAGATCCATCCAGGAGAACCCCACGACATGGACCTTTTTGAACTCTCACGTGAAGAAGCTGCAAAGATAAAACAGGTACCAGGGAGCTTGGAAAAGTCGCTCGAGGCCCTTGAGTCTGACCATGATTTCCTCCTGCAAGGCGGGGTGTTCACAAAGGACCTCATCGAGACATGGGTGGACTATAAGAGGCACAAAGAGAACGATGCCATAAGGCTAAGACCGCATCCATGGGAGTTCTACTTGTACTTCGATTGCTGA
- a CDS encoding NAD(P)/FAD-dependent oxidoreductase, which yields MAGDILGCDVLVVGAGPAGSSAGKASAERGARTLVIDRKKEIGTPVQCGEVVGLSLLKMSDLKIPRSLVCARQGFTRFVISRSWTIDNASPYWESMTVERKVFDKYLAMEAARAGASVQADCRLISAELDGDDLISALVRHRGKDVSIRPKVVIAADGVHSTVAKVQGVEGFEGDGLAKGIEFEMVSKRKLPPCMQIFIEPEIGLGYGWIIPKGPYRANVGLGLVGRSASRRDFLSDWINDHPIVSQYFDPDKVLEVKAGDAPVPGFKGGPFKGNVLYAGDAAGQTLAFVGEGIIPSYICGSVAGRCAAKKILDANYDLADYDIEVRRAVQAEMELGTDLRDALVVIWSLPELTEVQRSLISGLIMNELVNEDDMVLLSSVPDEEEMLTLARERIGSSGRPIKIKRAI from the coding sequence ATGGCTGGTGACATATTGGGCTGCGATGTGCTGGTTGTCGGGGCCGGACCAGCAGGGTCGTCCGCAGGCAAAGCATCGGCAGAGAGGGGGGCAAGGACCCTGGTCATCGACAGGAAGAAGGAGATAGGCACACCAGTACAGTGCGGCGAGGTCGTAGGGCTTTCTCTGCTGAAGATGTCCGACCTAAAGATACCTCGTTCCCTGGTCTGTGCAAGGCAGGGTTTCACAAGGTTCGTGATATCTCGGAGCTGGACCATCGACAATGCCTCCCCATATTGGGAAAGCATGACGGTAGAGAGGAAGGTCTTCGATAAGTACCTGGCAATGGAGGCGGCACGCGCAGGGGCCTCTGTACAGGCGGACTGCAGGTTGATATCGGCAGAGCTCGATGGTGACGATCTGATCAGCGCTTTGGTGAGACATCGGGGGAAGGATGTATCAATCAGACCGAAGGTGGTCATAGCTGCTGATGGCGTTCATTCGACCGTTGCCAAGGTCCAAGGTGTCGAGGGGTTCGAGGGTGATGGTCTGGCCAAAGGTATCGAGTTCGAGATGGTCTCAAAGAGGAAACTGCCTCCCTGTATGCAGATATTCATCGAGCCAGAGATAGGTCTTGGATATGGATGGATCATCCCCAAGGGACCTTACAGGGCCAACGTCGGGCTGGGCCTTGTGGGAAGGTCCGCCTCCCGAAGGGATTTTCTCTCTGACTGGATCAATGATCATCCGATCGTCTCGCAATATTTTGACCCTGACAAGGTCCTCGAGGTCAAGGCTGGGGATGCTCCGGTCCCAGGATTCAAAGGAGGCCCCTTCAAGGGCAATGTGCTTTATGCAGGTGATGCAGCAGGCCAGACATTGGCATTCGTCGGTGAGGGGATCATCCCATCCTACATCTGTGGCTCTGTCGCCGGAAGATGTGCGGCCAAAAAAATTTTGGATGCCAACTATGATCTCGCTGATTATGACATTGAGGTGCGTAGGGCGGTCCAGGCGGAGATGGAGCTCGGTACGGACCTCAGGGATGCCCTGGTGGTGATCTGGTCTCTCCCCGAGCTTACCGAGGTACAGAGATCTCTTATCTCGGGCCTTATTATGAACGAGCTCGTAAATGAGGATGATATGGTCCTCCTCTCATCTGTCCCGGACGAGGAGGAGATGTTGACCTTGGCACGTGAGAGGATCGGATCGTCTGGAAGGCCGATAAAGATCAAAAGGGCGATATGA
- a CDS encoding NAD(P)/FAD-dependent oxidoreductase: MPRPEVVVIGGGPGGMMAALTLRRERRDMRVVLVERLDDDKFPRYHRMCGEGISRAGLDLIDIDYEPFIMNTITKAVEHWPEGIDIETAIDGFIIDRPKLLMSMRKEFLDLGGEVVHGALEEIDATGPKVRMRVSDHTFMTSDHVIAADGARSIVREKVFGQGIDLIWTEQYVLDQRTEDDKIEFFYDAKYGGGYRWSFPNGDRTRIGFPKGTEPAPDGHVEVHRRAIPVGQVRTIVGNNVCLVGDAAGQVNPITFGGVRMALTAGWMAAEAIANDDIMSYHSRWCSSPYADPVFKKGYDLICKMDNREMAKAVRPFREGFSKIRAASAVVKDPRLLPLYRSFERSMRYGW; encoded by the coding sequence ATGCCAAGGCCTGAGGTGGTCGTCATAGGCGGAGGGCCAGGCGGGATGATGGCGGCCCTGACCTTGAGAAGGGAGAGAAGGGACATGAGGGTCGTCCTCGTCGAAAGGCTGGACGATGATAAGTTCCCTCGATACCATAGGATGTGCGGTGAGGGGATATCCCGTGCTGGGCTTGACCTCATTGATATCGATTACGAGCCGTTCATCATGAACACGATAACAAAGGCCGTCGAGCATTGGCCTGAAGGGATCGATATTGAGACGGCCATCGACGGCTTCATCATCGACCGGCCTAAACTGCTGATGAGCATGAGGAAGGAGTTCCTTGACCTCGGTGGCGAGGTGGTCCACGGTGCGTTGGAGGAGATAGATGCCACTGGCCCCAAGGTCAGGATGAGGGTCTCTGACCACACATTCATGACCTCGGACCATGTGATCGCAGCGGACGGCGCTCGTTCCATCGTCAGGGAGAAAGTGTTCGGTCAAGGCATCGATCTGATCTGGACGGAACAGTATGTCCTGGACCAAAGGACCGAGGATGACAAGATCGAGTTCTTCTATGATGCGAAATACGGCGGGGGTTATCGCTGGTCGTTCCCGAATGGAGACCGGACAAGGATAGGATTTCCCAAAGGGACCGAGCCTGCGCCTGATGGTCATGTCGAGGTCCATAGAAGGGCGATACCGGTCGGACAGGTGAGGACCATCGTGGGCAACAATGTATGCCTCGTGGGGGATGCGGCAGGCCAGGTCAATCCCATCACGTTCGGAGGGGTAAGGATGGCACTGACAGCTGGATGGATGGCGGCCGAGGCGATAGCGAATGATGATATCATGTCGTATCACAGCAGATGGTGCTCATCCCCGTACGCAGACCCTGTCTTCAAGAAGGGGTATGACTTGATATGCAAGATGGACAATCGTGAAATGGCCAAGGCCGTGCGCCCCTTCAGGGAGGGGTTCTCCAAGATAAGGGCCGCCTCGGCGGTCGTTAAGGATCCTCGATTATTGCCATTGTACCGTTCGTTTGAGAGGTCGATGAGATATGGCTGGTGA
- a CDS encoding tyrosine--tRNA ligase — MDLEDRFQLVARNAEEIVTPEDLRHLLATKERPVGYIGFEPSGLVHIGWMVCSQKVKNMIDANFDMIIFLADWHAYLNDKLGGDINNIRTCAEYMKDCFEALGVPRDKVRFKLASEIMDITYWEKVMKIGKVSSLTRVKRALTIMGRNEDEAEMDSSKTLYPLMQAADIFQMDVDVAYAGMDQRKAHMLAREAADRLRWKKAVALHTPLIAGLKGGNRMDPLAAKMSKSDPDSGILIHDTPEEIRRKISKAFCPPEVEGNPVLQIAKFILFERVDKIAIRRPEKFGGDVEFTEYADLEAAYLSGKVHPMDLKNNVAEALADTLAPVRDYFARKPENYEKVKEIVAGLKALR, encoded by the coding sequence ATGGACCTGGAGGACAGATTCCAACTAGTCGCAAGGAACGCCGAGGAAATTGTGACGCCCGAGGACCTTCGCCATCTTTTGGCGACGAAGGAAAGGCCTGTTGGTTATATCGGATTCGAACCTTCCGGTCTGGTGCACATAGGTTGGATGGTATGCTCGCAAAAGGTCAAGAACATGATCGATGCGAACTTCGATATGATCATATTCCTTGCTGATTGGCATGCATACCTGAATGACAAATTAGGAGGGGACATCAACAACATCAGGACCTGCGCGGAGTACATGAAAGACTGTTTCGAGGCGCTAGGGGTACCTAGGGACAAAGTACGGTTCAAGTTAGCTTCTGAGATAATGGACATCACATATTGGGAGAAGGTAATGAAGATAGGCAAGGTCTCCAGCCTCACCAGGGTCAAGAGGGCCCTCACCATAATGGGAAGGAACGAGGACGAAGCGGAGATGGACTCCTCGAAAACTCTCTATCCCCTTATGCAGGCAGCGGACATTTTCCAGATGGATGTGGACGTCGCATATGCTGGCATGGACCAGAGGAAGGCCCACATGTTGGCGAGGGAGGCTGCCGACCGTCTTAGATGGAAAAAAGCGGTCGCATTGCATACGCCTCTTATAGCTGGTCTTAAGGGAGGGAATAGGATGGACCCTTTGGCAGCCAAGATGTCAAAGAGCGACCCGGACAGTGGTATCCTGATCCATGACACCCCTGAGGAGATTCGAAGAAAGATCTCAAAGGCATTTTGCCCTCCAGAGGTCGAAGGAAACCCGGTGCTGCAAATAGCAAAGTTCATTTTATTTGAAAGGGTCGATAAGATCGCCATCAGGCGTCCAGAGAAATTTGGAGGGGATGTTGAGTTCACCGAATATGCCGACCTTGAGGCAGCATACCTCTCGGGCAAGGTCCATCCGATGGACCTTAAGAACAATGTCGCTGAGGCATTGGCCGACACCCTGGCCCCCGTCAGAGATTATTTTGCGAGAAAGCCCGAGAACTATGAGAAGGTCAAAGAGATTGTTGCTGGGCTCAAGGCCCTACGATG